Below is a window of Halarcobacter anaerophilus DNA.
TCTGTTTTATTGTAAAGTTACCAAAGGAAATTGATGAATAGAGATTTATATCCATATAAAATATTATTTATAGAAGATGAAGAGTTATTAAGAAAAAACTATACAGACTATCTAAAAATGAACTTCTCAGAAGTTATTGAAGCAAAAGACGGGCAAGAAGGCTTAGACTTATATAAAAAATATAAACCCGATATTTTAATTGTTGATATAAATATACCTAGAATAGATGGATTAAAGCTTTTAGAGATGATAAGAATAAATGATATAGAAACAAAAGCTATTATCTTAACAGCTCATGTAGATAAAGATTTCTTGCTTAGAGCTGCATCCTTAAAATTAGTTAAATATTTAGAAAAACCCGTAAATAGAAAGAATTTAAAAGATGCTTTACTCTTAGCAATTAATGAAATATCAACTTATAGTATTACTAATAAAAAAATAGTAGAGTTAAAAGAGGAGTTGCTTTGGAACAATGAATTAAAAGAGTTAATTTTCCAAAATAAAAATATCGAATTGACAAATAAAGAAAAATTACTTTTAGAACTATTAACTTCCCATGCAAATAAGGTTTTTTCCTATGATGAAATCTTTTTTCATGTCTGGAACAATTACAATGAAGAGGCAAGTTTCAGTGCCTTGAAAAATCTAATTAGAAGAATAAGAAAAAAACTTCCTGAAAATACAATCTTAAATATATTTAATGAGGGCTATAAAATAAATAGAAAATAAATTATTAAAAATTTATTTAATAATTTAATTTTGATACTTCTTTGATACTTCTTGTTTATACAATTCTTAAAATTAAATTTTGTGTAAGGTAGTAGATATGAAAAAGAAGAGTATTCTTAGTATTTTTACAAGTGGTATTTTACTTGTGGGTATAAATATAAATGCGTTAACACTTGAAGATAGTGTAAAAGAGGCTTTAAATACAAATCCTGTAGTAAAAGAGAGATTAAAAAATTTAAGAGAAGTGCAACAAGATTTAAATATTGCCGACTCTGAATGGTATCCCTCTTTGGATTATCGAGCTAGTGTGGGTATTAATGATGCAGGAGAATATAAAGAAGATGATGTAGATGATATAAATTACAGACATTACACTCACTCTTTAAAACTAACTCAAAATATATTCAACGGTTTTAGTACAACCAATAAAATAGATTATCAAAAAACAAGAATTTTAGCCGCAGCTCATCACTATATAGAAAATGCTAATGATATTGCTTTTCAAATGGTTAGTTCATATTTAGATTCAATTAGAAGTTATAGATTACTACAAAATGCTAAAGATAATGTTGTAATTAATGAAAAAATTTATGAAGATGTAAAATCTTTATATAACAGTGGACTTACAACAAAATCTGAAATGACTAAAATATACTCTTCTTTAGCTTTGGCAAAATCAAATCTTGTAGTACAACAAAACAATATGCTTGACAAAGGGTTTAGATTTAAAAGAATTTTAGGAAGAGATGTAAAAGTTTCTGAATTATCTTTACCTAAAATAAATTTTGCAATGCCGGAGAGTTTGGAAAGAGCAACAATGGTTGCAATAAAAAACAATCCATCAATTCTTGTAAGTAAATATAATGTACAAGGTGCGCAAAGTTTATATAGAGAGAAAAAAAGCAAATATTATCCCAAAGTAGATCTTGAACTTGAACAGCTTTATAATGATGTTAACAAAGATAATAATTTTGACTCTCCCGATGATAGATTCAGAGCTTACGTTGTTTTAAGCTGGAACTTATACAAAGGTGGAGCACACAAAGCAGATATTCAAAAAAGTAGAAGTTCTATAAATAAAGAGATTGAAATTCAAAGAGATTTGAAAAGACAAACAATAGAGAGTTTGGAACTGTCTTGGTCTGCATATGAGATGTTAAGTAAACAACTAAATGAGTTATACAATTACTTTGAATATAGTGAGGATACTTTAAATAGTTATCAAAGTGAGTATGAAATGGGTAGAAGAACTCTATTAGACCTTTTATCTGCACAAAATGATTTAATCAACTCAAAAAATCAAATCATCAATGCCGAAACAGATAAACTTTTTGCACAATACAGAGTTTTAGATGCAATGGGATTACTTGTAAATTCACTTTTAGATGAAAATCAATATGAAAAAATCATTTATCCTACAAAAAAACCTTTTGAAATAAAAGAGGATACTTTACCTGTAAAACTGGATGTTGATAATGATGGAGTTGTGGACTCTTTAGATATTTGTGATAACTCTTTACCAGGGAATAATATAAAACCTACAGGTTGTGTAGAGTTTGAAGCTGACTCGGATTTTGACGGAGTTGCAAATACAAAAGATACTTGTCCTAATACTACTTTCGGTGCCTTAGTTGATGAGGAGGGTTGTGCTATAGAAGGTGAAAAAAACAGATTCGAAATAGACCATGCTGTTTATTTAGACGAAGTTCCTAAATATAATGAAAACAGTCCTAAAAAATCAGAAAAATTAGGTCTTTACGATTATGAGTTTAATATTGCTGCTAATAAAAATGTTGAGTCAACAAAACTTGATAAACATCTAATGTATGATGATTTTGAATTAATTAAAAGATTTGATTTTATTGATATGAATAATTATGATTTAGAAGATGATGAGTTTAATAAGACAATAAAAAATATGGCTGAAACAATAAATTCATATAAAAGAGATGATATTACGGTTACAGTAATCGGACATACTCAAAATATGAAAGATAATAAAGAAAGTTATGATAAAGCATTAGATTATTCTCAAAAAATTGCCGATGCCTTAATTAAAAACGGTGTAAATAAAGAGAGAATTGCTTCTCAATCAAGAGTTGATTTTGACAATCTATTTTTAGAAACAGACCTTCACGATATAAACAATGTCGTGGCAGTTGCTTTATATGTACCTAAAAGATTAGTGTTAGATGATGATAAAGACGGAGTTATTAATGAACAAGACAAATGTCCTAATACTGCTCCTGGATACACTGTAGACAAAGATGGATGTACAAATAAAATCAATCTGGAAGTACTTTTTGAAAAAGACTCTTCAAAAATAAAAGAGGATACAAAAGAGAAGGTACTGGCTTTTGCTAAATTTTTAGTTGATAATAAAGAGTTTAATACGGTAATTACAGGGCATTCAAGTAAAGAGAGTGAAAAAAGTTCGGCTATATATAATAAAAATTTGTCAAAACAAAGAGCTGATGCAATAAGAACTCTTTTAATTGCAAACGGTGTTGAAGCCTCAAGAGTTACATCTCAAGGAAAAGGTTTTGAAGAACCTGTAGCAGATAATAATACTTATGAAGGTCGAGTATTAAATAGAAGAATCGAAGCTGAATTAGTAAATGTAAATAAAAAGTAAAAGAGATACATTGATATACCATTCCCCTAAAAGGGATAATCTTTTAGAGTCATTAGTTCTATATACAAGATTATTCCATAAACCGTTCTCTGCCGAGTCTCTAATGTCAGGTTTGCCCATTGATGCAAACCTGTCGGAGCAATTACTGTTTTCTAAAAACAGTTCAAAATCTTTATTTTCAAGGGCTGCATCAAGAGCAGGCTTAAAAACAATTTTAATCGAAAAACCAATCCAAGATATTTTACAGCTGCAACTTCCTGCCATATTACTACTTTTTAATAATAACAGTTGCGTATTAGAGACTTTTTTAGATGATAAAAAGAGGGCTAAAATAATCTTCCCGGGAGATGAACCTTTAGAGCAGATTGTTGATGTAAAAGAGTTAGAAAAAGAGTATTTAGGTTACGCTTTTATGTTGAAAAAAGCTTTTGAATATGAGGATTCAAATAGTAATAAAACATTAGATTTAAAAAATCACAAACACTGGTTTTGGAACACTTTGGGATTTTCAAAAAAAATTTATTTTGATTGTATTTTAGCTTCTGTGTTAATAAATCTGTTTGTTTTGGCAACCCCTTTGTTTACTATGAATGTTTATGATAGAGTAATTCCAAACAATGCCCAAGAAACCCTTCTTGTTTTTACTATAGGAATTATTTTAGTTTTTCTCTTAGACGGGGCATTAAAGTTTTTAAGGTCATACTTTTTAGAGATGGCGGGTAAAAAAAGCGATATTATTATGTCCTCTATTATTTTTGAAAAAGTAATAGATTTGAAAATGCAAGCTCACCCAAAATCAGTGGGTTCTTTTGCCAATAATTTAAAAAGTTTTGACAGTATAAGATCTTTTTTAACAAATGCAACTCTTAGCGTACTTATAGATTTTCCTTTTTCTATTCTGTTTTTATTAGTGATTTTTTATATAGCGGGAGTTATGGTATTAGTGCCTCTTTTTATAATTGCACTTATTGTCCTTTATGCTTTTATTATAAAAAAACCTCTGCAAAAAAGTATAGAGAGTACTTATGAAGCAAGTGCAAAGAAAAACGGTATTTTAGTTGAATCTCTGCATAATATCGAGACCATAAAATCACAAGGACTCTCTGGAAAAGTTCAATATGACTGGGAAGAGTCAACGGGAGAAATAGCAAATAAAAGTTTAAGATCAAAGCTTATCTCATCTTCAATACCAACAATAACAGGACTCTTAATTGGATTAAATACCGTATTGATTATTGTAATAGGAGTATATCAAATCCAAAATTTTGAACTTACTATGGGAGGATTAATTGCCGCTATGATTCTCTCTTCACGATCAATCGCTCCTATGGGACAAATTGCCGCTTTAATTTCAAACTACGAAGATGCAAAAACTTCTTATAAGATGTTGGATGAAATCGTAAATAAACCTTTAGAAAGACCCCTTGCAAAAGAGTTTGTAAAAAGACCCTCTTTAAAAGGTGATATTGAGTTTAGAAATGTAAGTTTCAAATATCCTGATTCAACGGTTTATGCTTTAGATAATGTAAGTTTTACGATAAAAGAGAATGAAAAGGTTGCATTTATAGGAAAAATAGGTTCAGGGAAAAGTACTATAACAAAGCTTATTCTGAAATTATATGAACCTGAAAGCGGTTCAATATTAATAGACGGTATTGATATTTCCCAAATTGATCCTGCGGATTTAAGAAAAAGCGTAGCTTATGTTCCTCAAGATGTTCATCTTTTCAGAGGAACAATAAAAAATAATATCTTAGGCTCATATAGATTTGTAGATGACGAGTGGTTGTTAAAGTGTTCAAAAACAAGTACAACAGATGATTTTGTGAAACATCACCCTCTGGGTTATGATATGCAAATAGGGGAAAGAGGATTAGGTCTTTCAGGCGGACAGCGTCAAAGTGTTGCTATTGCAAGGGCTTTGATAGGAAATTGCGATACATATCTTTTTGATGAACCTACAAATGCAATGGATCAATCAACAGAGACAAAAGTATTATCTAATTTGAAAGAAGATATCGGAAACAAAACTCTGATTTTAATAACACAAAAGATGAGTATGCTTGAATTAACTTCTCGAATTATAGTTATGAATCGAGGTAAAAAAGTTTTAGACGGTAAAAAGGAAGAGATTCTTGAAAAACTGGGCACGGCAAATGGATAATCTAAAAGAGATAAAAGAGGCTTTTTTTAATAAAAACAGTCCCAAAGTAAATAAAAATTTGAGTAAACATGATTATGAATATATGAAAAGTTTAAGTTCGGCAGTTATTTATAATCGACCAAAGAAACTTCACTGGGTTCTTGTCTCTTTTACTGTAACAATATTCTCTTTTATTATTTGGGCATCTTTTGCACAAATTGATGAAATAGCAAGAGGACACGGTAAAGTTGTACCAAGCGGTCAAAACCAAATAATACAAAATTTAGAAGGTGGAGTTGTTTCGGAAATTTTGGTAAAAGAGGGAGATTTTGTAAAAAAAGATCAAGTTTTATTAAAAATCAGCAATGAAAAGTCTTCTTCTACTTTGATTTCAAACAAGATTAAAATTCTATATTTAAAAGCTCAAATTAAAAGACTTCAAGCTGAATTAGATCAAGAACCTTTTGAATTTACTTTAAGTGATAATCAGACTCTAAATGATTTCTTGAATAATGAAAAAGAGCTTTATCTAAGCAATATAAAACAGTTAGATACAAAGGTACAAATTCTAAAAGAGCAAGATAAACAGAAAAAAAATGAATTAAAAGATACAAGACAGACTATAAAACATCTTAGATTTGCCGTTGAAGCAATAGAAAAAGAGGTTAAAATGACAGAACCGATGGTAAAAAGAGGGATTAGATCTGAAGTTGATTTCTTAAAATTGCAAAGGGAACAAAGTGATGCACGACAAAAACTTCAAAGTGCAATACTTTCTATTGATAAAATAGACTCTGAAATATCAGAAATTGAGAAAAAAATAAAAGAGACCAATGAAACTTATAAATCAGAAACCCAAGAAAAATTAAATGAAAAAACTACTGCTTTAAAAGATTTAGAGGCAAATGCCGTTGCATCAAAAGACCAAGTTTCAAGAGCAATTGTTAAATCTCCGTCAAACGGTATAGTTCAAACACTTCATGTAAATACCATAGGAGGAGCGATAAAACCTGCCCAAGATTTAATTGAGATAGTACCTACTGATTATAGTTTAATAGTTGAAGTGAAGATTTTACCTTCGGATATTGCTTTTATTTATCAAGGGCAAAAAGCGATAGTGAAGTTTTCAGCTTATGATTTTTCTATTTACGGAGGACTTGAAGGTAAAGTTATAAATATCTCACCTGATACTATCACTGAAAAAGATGATAAAACTTACTATTTAGTAAGGATTAAAACAGAAAAAAATTATATTGGGACAAAAGAGAAACAGATGAAAATTATTCCCGGAATGGTGGCTGATGTGGACATAATTACCGGTAAAAAAACAATTCTGGATTATATATTAAAACCTATATTAAAAACAAAGCAATACACCTTTACGGAAAGATAAGATGAAAAGTATATTTTTATATAGTGATGATTTATATTTAATCGGAAGATGGATGAAACTAATAGATTATCCGACAATTATTATTGAAGAACTATCTGATTTACTAGAGATAAAAAAAGGTATATTAATAGTAAATAATGCAATTTGTACAGATATTCCAAGTAATCTTATTGTAGATTTTGTGAATAATCAAAATCAAGTTTTACTCTTAGATAATCTTCCAAATTTTTTAACTGCACAAAAGTGTCTAAGCAACGGAATAAAAGGTTACGGCAATACTTTGATGACAAAATCATATTTAAACTCTGCAATTGAGGCACTAAACAATAATTTTATTTGGTTATTACCTGATATTACGACCCAATTGGTTAAAGATATAGTAGATTCAAATGAGCAAAGCAGTAAAAACAAAGATAACTTACTTTTTAAAGATTTGACACATAAAGAGAAAAAAGTGGCAAGTTTGTTAAAAAAAGGGTACACAAATTTTAAAATATCAGAAGAGTTAAATATCTCGGTAAATACGGTGAAAACCCATATAAAACATATTTATGAAAAACTAAATGTAAAAGAT
It encodes the following:
- a CDS encoding response regulator transcription factor; this translates as MNRDLYPYKILFIEDEELLRKNYTDYLKMNFSEVIEAKDGQEGLDLYKKYKPDILIVDINIPRIDGLKLLEMIRINDIETKAIILTAHVDKDFLLRAASLKLVKYLEKPVNRKNLKDALLLAINEISTYSITNKKIVELKEELLWNNELKELIFQNKNIELTNKEKLLLELLTSHANKVFSYDEIFFHVWNNYNEEASFSALKNLIRRIRKKLPENTILNIFNEGYKINRK
- a CDS encoding TolC family outer membrane protein; protein product: MKKKSILSIFTSGILLVGININALTLEDSVKEALNTNPVVKERLKNLREVQQDLNIADSEWYPSLDYRASVGINDAGEYKEDDVDDINYRHYTHSLKLTQNIFNGFSTTNKIDYQKTRILAAAHHYIENANDIAFQMVSSYLDSIRSYRLLQNAKDNVVINEKIYEDVKSLYNSGLTTKSEMTKIYSSLALAKSNLVVQQNNMLDKGFRFKRILGRDVKVSELSLPKINFAMPESLERATMVAIKNNPSILVSKYNVQGAQSLYREKKSKYYPKVDLELEQLYNDVNKDNNFDSPDDRFRAYVVLSWNLYKGGAHKADIQKSRSSINKEIEIQRDLKRQTIESLELSWSAYEMLSKQLNELYNYFEYSEDTLNSYQSEYEMGRRTLLDLLSAQNDLINSKNQIINAETDKLFAQYRVLDAMGLLVNSLLDENQYEKIIYPTKKPFEIKEDTLPVKLDVDNDGVVDSLDICDNSLPGNNIKPTGCVEFEADSDFDGVANTKDTCPNTTFGALVDEEGCAIEGEKNRFEIDHAVYLDEVPKYNENSPKKSEKLGLYDYEFNIAANKNVESTKLDKHLMYDDFELIKRFDFIDMNNYDLEDDEFNKTIKNMAETINSYKRDDITVTVIGHTQNMKDNKESYDKALDYSQKIADALIKNGVNKERIASQSRVDFDNLFLETDLHDINNVVAVALYVPKRLVLDDDKDGVINEQDKCPNTAPGYTVDKDGCTNKINLEVLFEKDSSKIKEDTKEKVLAFAKFLVDNKEFNTVITGHSSKESEKSSAIYNKNLSKQRADAIRTLLIANGVEASRVTSQGKGFEEPVADNNTYEGRVLNRRIEAELVNVNKK
- a CDS encoding type I secretion system permease/ATPase, translating into MYHSPKRDNLLESLVLYTRLFHKPFSAESLMSGLPIDANLSEQLLFSKNSSKSLFSRAASRAGLKTILIEKPIQDILQLQLPAILLLFNNNSCVLETFLDDKKRAKIIFPGDEPLEQIVDVKELEKEYLGYAFMLKKAFEYEDSNSNKTLDLKNHKHWFWNTLGFSKKIYFDCILASVLINLFVLATPLFTMNVYDRVIPNNAQETLLVFTIGIILVFLLDGALKFLRSYFLEMAGKKSDIIMSSIIFEKVIDLKMQAHPKSVGSFANNLKSFDSIRSFLTNATLSVLIDFPFSILFLLVIFYIAGVMVLVPLFIIALIVLYAFIIKKPLQKSIESTYEASAKKNGILVESLHNIETIKSQGLSGKVQYDWEESTGEIANKSLRSKLISSSIPTITGLLIGLNTVLIIVIGVYQIQNFELTMGGLIAAMILSSRSIAPMGQIAALISNYEDAKTSYKMLDEIVNKPLERPLAKEFVKRPSLKGDIEFRNVSFKYPDSTVYALDNVSFTIKENEKVAFIGKIGSGKSTITKLILKLYEPESGSILIDGIDISQIDPADLRKSVAYVPQDVHLFRGTIKNNILGSYRFVDDEWLLKCSKTSTTDDFVKHHPLGYDMQIGERGLGLSGGQRQSVAIARALIGNCDTYLFDEPTNAMDQSTETKVLSNLKEDIGNKTLILITQKMSMLELTSRIIVMNRGKKVLDGKKEEILEKLGTANG
- a CDS encoding HlyD family type I secretion periplasmic adaptor subunit, with the translated sequence MKNWARQMDNLKEIKEAFFNKNSPKVNKNLSKHDYEYMKSLSSAVIYNRPKKLHWVLVSFTVTIFSFIIWASFAQIDEIARGHGKVVPSGQNQIIQNLEGGVVSEILVKEGDFVKKDQVLLKISNEKSSSTLISNKIKILYLKAQIKRLQAELDQEPFEFTLSDNQTLNDFLNNEKELYLSNIKQLDTKVQILKEQDKQKKNELKDTRQTIKHLRFAVEAIEKEVKMTEPMVKRGIRSEVDFLKLQREQSDARQKLQSAILSIDKIDSEISEIEKKIKETNETYKSETQEKLNEKTTALKDLEANAVASKDQVSRAIVKSPSNGIVQTLHVNTIGGAIKPAQDLIEIVPTDYSLIVEVKILPSDIAFIYQGQKAIVKFSAYDFSIYGGLEGKVINISPDTITEKDDKTYYLVRIKTEKNYIGTKEKQMKIIPGMVADVDIITGKKTILDYILKPILKTKQYTFTER
- a CDS encoding response regulator transcription factor is translated as MKSIFLYSDDLYLIGRWMKLIDYPTIIIEELSDLLEIKKGILIVNNAICTDIPSNLIVDFVNNQNQVLLLDNLPNFLTAQKCLSNGIKGYGNTLMTKSYLNSAIEALNNNFIWLLPDITTQLVKDIVDSNEQSSKNKDNLLFKDLTHKEKKVASLLKKGYTNFKISEELNISVNTVKTHIKHIYEKLNVKDRLSFASLFSQ